The proteins below are encoded in one region of Spirochaetota bacterium:
- a CDS encoding ACT domain-containing protein — translation MAYQVSVFAENKPGKIERITSVLAKQNINIRAITINDSGDYGIIKLLLDRPEDGCTALKEEGIAATLKEIVAVKIQDKPGSLHKVAAILKEHSINVDDAYGFTVKPHEESVFVFQVDNPKSAQKVLKEAGYQLLADKELYLL, via the coding sequence ATGGCATATCAGGTTTCAGTATTTGCCGAGAATAAACCAGGAAAGATTGAAAGGATAACCAGCGTTCTTGCAAAACAGAATATTAATATCAGAGCTATAACAATAAATGATTCTGGTGATTATGGTATTATAAAGTTGCTGCTGGACAGGCCTGAGGATGGATGTACAGCACTTAAAGAAGAAGGTATTGCAGCTACATTAAAGGAGATAGTAGCTGTGAAAATACAGGATAAGCCGGGAAGCCTGCATAAAGTTGCCGCCATACTAAAAGAACATTCAATCAATGTAGATGATGCATACGGATTTACCGTAAAGCCTCATGAAGAATCTGTTTTTGTATTCCAGGTTGACAATCCAAAATCAGCACAAAAAGTACTGAAAGAAGCAGGCTACCAATTATTAGCTGATAAGGAATTATATTTACTGTAA